The Brevibacillus humidisoli DNA segment AACAAGCCGGGGATCAACAGAACTCTCGTCAACAGCAAAACCCGCTTGTTGGCCCTGCCATTGGGCTTCGGCTTCTTTTGCTCGCTTGTTTGCTGCGGCCTGCGCGAATAGCGGTTTTGTTCCACTTGTTCCATCAGGACTGCCTCCGTTTTTTCGTATGCGCCGCCTGTTCAGCCTGCTTCAGCAGTCAGCGTGCACGGATGTGGCTTCAGCGGCTGCGCAGGGAATTGGCAATCCCCATCATTTGTTCACTGATTGCGACTGCACGTGCGTTTAACTGATAAGCCCGCTGAACGGTAACCAGTTTGGCCATCTCTTCCTGCAGATTCACATTGGACATCTCCAGGGCTCCCTGGCGGATCTTGGATCCAATCCTCAGGTTTTCCTGGGCAGGAGGATACTCGGGGTTTTCATAATTTAAAAAGCCCATCACCAAACTCGGATCGTTTACTCCATCCGGCAGCGTCAATACATATTCGTTGTCTCCGATCTGCCGATACTGCCCTGGATTTGGGATGTGCCAGACCGGAATGCGCGGATCTTCTTCCGCCCCATTCACCATGATCCGGCCATCAGGGCTGATCGAAATCGTATCAGAGGGGTCGATGTCCAACTCCACTTCGAAACCATCTTCCCCCACCAGCTTGTCGCCAGATGCATTGACAAGGCTATAGGTTCCAGATGTGTTCTGCATCAGTTGGAATGCACCATTACGGGTGAAGACGTACTCGTCAGGGTTGTCCATCCGTCTCACCAGGAAGAAGCCTTCCCCCTCGATCATCAGATCAGTCGGGACGTCAGTCGCCTTCATATTGCCTTGGCTCATATCCAGGCGCGTCTCACCCAATCGGACACCGCTGCCAATTCTGAGTCCCGGTGGCGTGGTACGGTTCTCCCTATCATTGTACGGCTGCTCGTTCATGGAGTCAAACAGCAGCTCAGAAAACGAGGCATTGCGCCGCTTGTAGCCAACTGTGTCCAGATTGGCCAGGTTGTTGCCTGTTGTATCTAGAGCGTATTGAATGCTGCGCAAAGCGGAAGTGGATATGTGTAAGGATTGCATTCCGTACACCCCTTTCCTCAAAGGTTGTAACTAGCTTATCCGTTTACCCGGCCAATCTCGTTAGCCGCTTTTTCCAATGTACCGTCAAGGGTGGTGATGACCCGCTGGTTCGCCTCGTAAGCCCGCAGGACGGTCATCATATCGGTCATCGTCCTGGCAGAATCTACGTTTGCCCGTTCAATCCAGCCCTGACGAACCGCGTAAAAACCTTCAAGCGCAGGATCTTCGGATACGTCAGCCGGGACCTCTTCTCCTTCCCAGCGGTACACACTGTTTCCTTCCCGTACGAGCTGGTACGGATCGTCGACAACTTTGATCCCGATCCGCGGTCCGGGTTCATTATTCAACGGCTCGGTTAACGGTACATATGTCCCCTCCGGCTCAAATGGGTCAGGCCGCAGCAACTGTCCATCCGGCAAAATTTTCAGATCTTCTCCCACGTCGATGGTGCCTCCGACCAAGTCTTGCAGACCGTTTACGCGGATCGCACGATTTTGCTGGTCCAATACGTGGTATCCTTCTGCTGTCACCAGATACCCCTGGTCGTTTACCTGCCAACTGCCATTCCGGGTATAGCGGATATTGGCAGGGTCGACCGGCTGATCCAACTGAGCATCATCCTGCAGTCGCGCCACACCGAAAAACAGGCGTGGTTGAACCGGCTTGCCGTTGACGACTGGCCCATCCGGATCGATCGGCAGATTGTCTGTCAACGCCACATCGAAAGCGGAATAGGTCTGCTCGATATCTCCCTGCGCAAAGTTGGATATCGCTTCTGGGACGTATACACCGGTATGCAGCCCGCCGATCACGGCGGGCTGGCTGGGAATGCTAGGCCATCCCTGAATGTCCGGACTTTGCGAGTCGCGGATGCGCGATATCAACTGTTCGGGAAACGAACGCATCACAGCGTCATCCTGTTTGTATCCCGGCGTATTGATGTTTGCCAGGTTGTTCGAAAGCGACTCCTGCTGTCGCTGCAGCGACTGCATGCCTGAAGCCGCCGTGTACAATCCCCTGATCAAATGAGGTCAACCCCCTTATCCAAAAAGCTTTTTCTTCCTGCTCGGTAGCTTGTCCAGATATTCCAGCATCAATCCGGTACCTTTGGCCACACACATCATCGGGTCTTCAGCGATTAGTACCGGAACCCGCAGTTCATCAGCCAGCAGTTGGTCAAGACCGTGCAGCAGGGCCCCGCCGCCTGTCACGGAAACCCCCTTATCTATGATATCGGCAGAAAGCTCCGGAGGTGTTCGCTCTAAAACATTTTTTGATGCTTGTACAATTGCGCTAACCGACTCAGCCAGGGCTTCTTGGACTTCGTGCGACGCTATCGTGATGGTTTGCGGCAGCCCGCTCACCATATTGCGTCCACGGATGTCCATTTCGTCCTGGCGTCCGCCGGAAACGGTCCCGATCGTAATCTTGATCTCCTCAGCCGTGCGCTCTCCAATCAGCATCTTGTATTTGTCTTTTATGTACTTCATGATAGCTAGATCAAATTTATCGCCTGCTACCTTAATAGAAGAGGAGGTGACGATATCGCCCATGGAAAGAACTGCCACGCCAGTCGTGCCTCCCCCGATATCCACCACCATATTGCCAGAGGGTTGAAAGATGTCCAACCCCGCACCTACTGCTGCAATCTTCGGCTCTTCTTCCAGGTAGACCTCCCGTGCACCACCACTTCGTTCAGCCGCTTCCCGTATCGCCTTCTGCTCCACAGATGTGATGTTGGTTGGGCAGCAGATCAAAACACGGGGACGGGTCAACAAACTCTTGCCGCCAATCTGGGCGAGAAAGTGCTTCAACATCGCTTCTGTAATCTCAAAATCGGCGATCACTCCGTCGCGCAGCGGTCGGATTGCGACAATATTGCCGGGAGTCCTTCCTACCATACGGTGTGCCTCATGGCCTACGGCCAGTACTTTTTTCGATTGACTGTCAATAGCTACTACAGAAGGTTCATCAAGTACAATTCCTTTTCCTTTCACATAAATCAGCACATTGGCCGTGCCTAAATCGATCCCGATATCTTTGTTAAACATGAAAGGGCCTCCCTGTACGGTGTAAACATTCATTACTAATATCATAGGCCGGATTTCATGTGAGGACAAGGAAAACCTTCACGTTATAACCAATAAAATCTAAACGCTTTCTTCCTGTTCTCGTCTCACCTTTTTGCTTTTCCGTTTGTACTTGATCTTGGTCGCTTCCCCTCCTCGCAGATGACGGATTGCTTTGTGGTACTCCAGTATCTCCTTTACCTGGTTTGCCAATTCTGGATTTATCTCGGGCAGTCGCTCTGTCAGATCTTTGTGCACTGTGCTCTTGGAAACACCGAATTCTTTGGCGATCATGCGAACCGTGTTCCGCGTCTCCACAATATATCGGCCAATCTTTATGGTCCGCTCTTTGATGTAATCATGCACGCCCCTCGCCTCCCTGTATCGGAATTGTCTGATACAATATATGGGTAGGTGGGGACACATATTCTACGTTTCCAAGCCTGACAAGCTGGCAGCACTCAATCTTTTTTCACAGGCGTGTACACATGCCGGATTTTACAGCGCTTGACAGCATGAAAAAAACCCGGCTTTGGACCGGGTTTTTTTCTCCTGTTAACGCCAGAGTGGTTTTCTCTTACTGCGATTCTGCTTTGCTCAAATATTGTTCCGGGTCGACCGCATTGCCATCGACACGCACTTCGAAGTGCAGGTGGACACCAGCATCCTTTTCGTATACGTTGCGACCGGCTTTCCCAATCAGTTGACCCTGTTTCACTTCATCTCCCGGTTTTACGGAAGCGGATTCCAAACTTTGATATACAGTGGTCATCTTGTCGCTGTGTTCAATCTCGACGAGGACGCCGACCAGCGGGTCTGTTTTCACCTTGGTTACTTTTCCGTCCAGGGCAGCCATCACATCAAATGGTTGTTCATCTTTGGCCACAAAGTCAATCCCGGTATGCGGCGTGTAGGCCCCGTCGTACTGTACGAGCGCCTTTTCCTGCTCTTCCTCGGGAGCTGCATCGTCGAAGAAGCCCATTCCCTTTTCAAACGGAACATCTTTGGCTACCGGCCACGCCAATGGTTGCGACGGGGTATTGACTGGTACAGCTGATTGATCCGTCTCATCTGTTACCGCTGCCTGACTGCCGTCTTCAGGGGTGGTCACAGTGACACCATCCATCACGTCTGTCTTGTCAAGCGGGGTGTCATTGGCTGTTCCCTGATACCACATCACAATAGCGAGGATGATTGCTGCGGTTCCGATGTAGATAGCTGGGAACGCCCATTTTTTGCCCAGGAACGATCTCCAGGCTGATGTCTTTTTAAATGGAATCGGTTGTTTTTGATTCTTTTGATCTTCCATTTCTTATCACCTCAGTCCTCAGTATCGCCAGATTTTTACCGCTTAAACCTGAGAACGGGTGAAAAAAAGAAATTTTTTCATTACTCCACGAAATGCAAATCCTAGATCTTGATGACCTGCTGGTAGTTCTGCACGTCTACCCCTTGGTAAAAATACTTCACGATCTGCTCCGCGCTTTTGCCGGACTTGGCCATTCCATTGGCGCCCCACTGGCTCATCCCGACGCCGTGACCATATCCTTTGGTTGTAATCACGACCCGCCCCGAGGAGAGCTGCATGGTAAACGCCGTCGAATTGAGGCCCAGCTTCTCCCGCACTTCCCGGCCGCTGTAAACCTTGCTGCCAATCCGAACACGTCCAATGCGATTGCCAGTGGTCCGCTCCAGCACCGTATACCAATTGCCCGCTGAGGAAGCTGTCAGATCCAGGCGAGTGCCTAACTTCTGCTCCAACTCCGCTACATCCATCACGACTTGTTCCCGAAAACGGGGAGACTCCTGATCCCAGGGACTGGCTACACTTTGCAGATACGGAATCGAATGCTGCCAGTAATCTTCTGCATCTTCGGTAAAACCATTGCTTGTTGAAAAAAAGGTGGCATCAATCGGTTTTCCCTGGTAGGTGAGAATCATGCCTCTCGTCTCACTTACCGCCTGACTGATCTTCTGGCTCTTCCATTCATGATCGCTGCCCCACCGGATTTTCTGCTGCTGTTCATCCAGATAGACCTGATGTTTCACCGTATCCAGCACGTGCGCTCCTTCCGGCACGTCATCAAACCGTCCAGCAGCCAGTCTCCGTATAATGTAGGTACGTGCTGCCATAGCTTGAGCTTTTAGCGCTTCCAGTTCAAACTCAGCCGGCATCTCGGCAGCCACCACCCCTTCCAGGTAACGGTCGAGGGGGACTGTCTCCACTCGCTGCTGCTCAGTCCTGTAGACGTGGATCTGCAGCGAAGAAGCAGATGGCTGGTCGGGGTCTTCCTCTGGTTTGGGTGAAGGCAGCGGGTCGGAGGCAGAATCTGCTAGATAGTAGACGAGCACAGCCGGCATGAAAACTACGAGAGCAGGTAGAAGAACGAGTAGAGTGAGTGCGATTCGCTTCATAAAAACATCCTCCCCAACGATACTGGACGACCCGACATTATAGTCTATGTCCTCGTTGGGGAAGATAGAACGAAAGAGATTACGAGAGTCGTGTTTGCAGGTTATACCCTAGAGTCGTGACAGAAAACGGTCTATCCGCTCAAGTGCCCTCTCCAACTGCTCCAGCGATGTGGCGTAGGAGCATCGGATATGTCCCTGGCCACTCTGACCAAATACATCCCCCGGAACGACGGCTACCTTTTCTTCCATCAGCAGTCGCTCGGCAAACTCCTCTGCGCTGAGCCCGGTTGATGCAATGGAAGGAAAAGCGTAAAACGCCCCCTCCGGTTCGTGACAGGCGAGACCGATATCAGAAAAAGAGCGAACGATGTAGTTGCGCCGCTGTCGATAACTCTCAACCATCCGCTCTACATCATCGCGTCCGCGGCGAAGTGCCTCAACCGCCGCCATCTGCGCCATAATCGGCGCACACAACATGGTATATTGATGGATTTTCAACATCCCTGCCGTCAGATCAGGCGGGGCACAGACGTATCCCAGCCGCCATCCGGTCATAGCAAACGCTTTGGAAAAACCGGAAATCAGGATCGTCCGCTCCTTCATTCGCGGCAGGGCGGCAAAACTGTCGTGCAGGTGGTCGTATGTCAGTTCTGCGTAGATTTCGTCTGAGAGGACCAGCAGGTCGTGACGCTCGATCACGGCCGCCAGCTTTTCCCACTCCTGCCTGTTCATCGTACTGCCGGTCGGGTTGTTGGGATAACAAAAAATGATCGCTTTTGTCCGTGGTGTAATGCAGCGTTCCATCTCCTCCGGAGTCAGCTTGAAGTTGTTTCGTGCCGATGTCTGTAAAAAGACAGGCACTCCTCCCGCCAGCCGGATGATCGGCTCGTAGGAGACGTAGCAAGGTTCCACCACCAGAACTTCATCACCCGGATCGAGGACCGCGCGCAAGGCGATGTCAATTGCCTCACTTGCCCCAATCGTGACGATGATCTCCTCTTCCGCACGATACGAGACAGAGAATCTCTCTTCCAGGTAGTGTTGAATCTCCCGACGCAACTCCAACGTACCGGCGTTGGACGTGTACGCCGTATAGCCTCGTTCCAGGGCCGAAATGCACGCTTCACGAACGCGCCAGGGAGTGACGAAATCCGGTTCCCCGACCCCCAGCGATATGACGCCTTCCATCGAGGAAGCCAGATCGAAAAAACGGCGAATGCCTGACGGACGGATCGCGCTGACTGTCTCTGACAAGCGGCTTCGCGTGGATACCTGCTCACTCATGGGCTAACCACCATCCTGCGGTCGTCATCCCGCTCTTCCAGCACAATGCCATCATGTTTGTACCGTTTCAAGATAAAATGGGTGGCAGTTGAGATGACAGAGTCGAGCGTCGCCAGTTTCTGTGAGACAAAACTGGACACCTCCCGCATCGTCTTGCCCTCCAGTACGACAGACAAATCATAGCCGGCACCAGACATCAGATAGACGGCCTTTACTTCAGGAAAACGGCAGATACGTTCTGCCACCTCGTCAAATCCGACTTCCCGCTTCGGAGTCACTTTCACGTCTATCATCGCAGTCACATAGGGATTGTCGTCGATTCGTTCCCAGTTGACCAGTGCCGGAAATTTGACAATCACTTTTTCGTCGACCAAAGCCTGAATCTCTTGTTCCACCTCATCTGCTGTCGTTCCCAGCAGTTTGGCCAACTGCGAGCTGTTCAGACGGCTGTCCTCTTCCAACAGCCGCAGCAGTTCTGTCCGCTGTTGCTTGTTCATGATTCCACTCCAACCCTTCTTTGGTTTGAATCTTTTGACAAATCATCTTTCAGACTATAGTCAAAGAGCTACTCTCCTTCTTTACGTTGTCTACAGCCTGAATCTGTCTTTTTTTTGCGTGATCGCATTTCCATAATAATAGCACAGAGGGAGCACAGCACAAGGTACTGGAAATAGAAAAAAAGATTTGAACAAAAAAACAGCTGTTCTCCGTATTTGCCGGAGAACATGCTGTCTGGGTCTTTCTAACATGTCTGGCTGAATGATGGCCTGCTGTGCCCGGTAGAAGCAGCACATGGCGTACATTTATGCCAGATTGACAGAGAGATTGACCTGGCCGGTCTGTTTCGCTTTCGGCTGCATATCGGTTTCATCTGCCGCAGATGTGCTTTCTTGTTCCTTTACCCGCTTTACATCCGCACCCAAAGCCTGCAGCTTTTCGGCGAAGTTGACATAGCCCCGGTCCAGATGCTCTAGACCGATCACTTCCGTCTCTCCTTCGGCAATCAAGCCTGCCAGCACCAGCGCGGCACCCGCCCGCAGGTCGGTTGCGCACACTCTGCAACCGGTCAGTTGAGCGCCTCCTTCGACAATCGCACTTCGTCCTTCGATCTTGATATTGGCGCTCATGCGGCGGAACTCTTCGACATGCATAAAACGATTTTCAAAAACGGTCTCGGTGACAATGCTTGTCCCCTCTGATGCAAGCAGCAAAGCCATGATTTGCGACTGCATATCCGTAGGGAAACCAGGATACGGCAAAGTCTTCACGTCAACAGCCCGCAAGGATTCTGTACGCTTCACGCGTACACCGTTTTCCTGCTCGTCAACCTCTACACCCATCTCCCGCAACTTGGCGGTGATCGGCTTCAAGTGATCGCAAATCACACCTTCTACAAAGACATCTCCACCTGAAATAGCTGCAGCGACCATAAACGTGCCCGCCTCGATCCGATCGGGAATGACCGCATGGGTGCAGCCGTGCAGCCGATCTACTCCCTCAATGCGGATTGAGCCTGTCCCGGCGCCGCGGATCTTGGCTCCCATACCATTGAGAAAGTTGGCCAGATCCACGATCTCCGGTTCTTCCGCCGCATTTTCAATCACCGTAGTACCTTCGGCAATGGCTGCCGCCATCATGATATTTTCTGTAGCGCCGACACTAGCCACATCGAGATAGATCTTGGCGCCTTTCAGTCGACCGTCTGCAACCGCCTCGATAAAACCTTGTCCAATCTCGATTTTGGCCCCCATCGCTTCAAAGCCTTTGAGATGCTGGTCGATCGGCCTCGTCCCGATTGCACAACCGCCTGGCAGGGCGATTCGCGCCTTGCCCCGCCGAGCAAGCAGCGGTCCCATCACCAGAAACGAAGCTCGCATCTTGCGAACCAACTCATATGGGGCTTCACAACCATCCAGGTTGGCAGCATTGATCGTCAACATCTCGTCTTCATATGTAATCGATATCTGGAGCGTTTTCAAAAGCTCGCAGATCGTATATACGTCATCTAATGCCGGTACATCATGGATGACACATGTCCCCTCTTCCGCCAGAATTGAGGCTGCAATAATCGGGAGGACGGCGTTTTTTGCACCGGACACTTTTACCTTACCCGCTAATGCCTTACCACCGCGGACAATAATTTTTTCCAATGAAATCCCTCCGGGTGCTTAGTATTCCGCTGTTATGATCGGTGTCCCTGCGGTGATTCGCGTTATCTCACCCATTGTATCGGTATGGGTAGCTACTTGCAGATTCATCTTGTGTTGACCCGTCTTGATCCAGTGCTGCCACTGTCCGGCATAAGCGGACAAACTCAGTACTGTCTCATCGTGCAGACGCTCAACTGGTTGCGCACGGAGATATTGTAAAACGGCGAAAACTTTACCTTCCTGTTGATCATCACTCAGTGTATCACTGTATATTCCGCGAACACAAGTGCTAAAATGCGGAATTGCCGATTTTTCGGCTAATCTCTCCGTCACCTGCTGATACAGCTGTTCCAGATCCTTGAGAGCGGAACGCTCACCTGTCATTTTGACGACTAAATAGGTACGAAATCCGGAATTCTGCGGTACACCGACGAATCGTACATGGAGCTTCGCTTCACCAAAAACACCCAGCGTTTGCATGATATATGTTCCCTTGTCCTGTTGAGGATCCTGTGGAACCGAAAGCCCGAGAAGGCTGTTCCACTCATTGGCTTTTGCCCTTAGGTACTCTGCATCAGGCAGATGGTCACCATCAATGGTAGCGCGCAACTCGACCTCGCTCACCTGTGCACCGGATGCTTCTACCGCCTCGAGCAGGGCTGCAGCGCTATCCCAGGAACTAGACGGCTGATCGTCCGCTGACAGTACCGGCAGACCAACAGCGACCAGCAATAATACCGCTAGGAGCAGGCTCCCCCGCCATGTATGCTTCTCCATCTTCTCTCTCCCCGTTTCTTCTTCTTTACAACTATTCTTAACGGGAAAATGGAGATACATACCAGTGCCGACCAATCCATTCGCTATTTACTGAAAGAGATTTTGCAGCAGCAGGGAATGACCTAGGTACTCCATAAAAAACTGAGCCACGCCGTGTCCGATAAAGATGGACAACAGGACTTGCAGCAGCTTGGCTTGGGCCCCGTCCGGTTTCTTGACGAACAAATCAAACCGAAACGCTTGCAAGGCCCACCAGCTAATGGCAATAAAGATAATTGTCAGGACAATATACAAAAGCGCGGATATGCCGACGGAGTTTACCATTTGATTACCTCCAATTCGTTTACTTCAAACCCTTTTTTCCGTTTTCAGATCTTCTCTTACTCTGAACGGGTAAAGAACTCGGACTGACGAAAAACGGCGACTGGTAAGCGATCACCACCAAGCATGGCCGCCGCCTTACCGCTTCCTATCGTTTCTCGCCCGTCGCAGTGCTTTACTCCTGCCGGATGCGCCGACGGAGGAAGAAAAAAGAGAGGGAGATGGTATGCAGCCCCTCTCTTTTGGTCCAACCGTCATCCTTATTTGCTGGGAACCAACATATTGCCGAAGTCAAACCCTGAGTTGAAGTTGGCATGGATAAAATCGATAGCTGTGCCAGGCATAATGCCAAACAGCACCGTCAACACAGCGGTAATGGTTACGACAGTTGCAACACCAGCCGGAAAGACCACCCGTGTCTCCTCACGCCCAGGTCGCATATACATCTGCCGGATGATCCCAAAGTAATAGTAGTACGAAACAACACTAGTGGCAATCATCACTGCAGACAGCCAATAGTTCTCATGCCAGATCGCACTCCAGAAGATGTAAAACTTGCCGAAAAAGCCGGCTGTTACAGGGATCCCGGCCAGCGACAGCAGGAAGATGCTCATCGCAATGGCGGCAAACGGCGAACGATGATACAAACCAGCGAACGCTTTGAGATCCTCCGTCTGCTGCTCACGTGTCACGACCATGATCACGGCAAATGCGCCAAAGGCCATCAGCAGATAAGCGAACAGGTAAAAGAGCGCCTGTTCAAAGAAGAGCGAGGTGAGCGTGACGAACGGTACGAGCAGATATCCTGCCTGGGCCACACCGGAATAGGCCATCATCCGCTTGACGTTTGTCTGCCGTAATGCCATGGTATTGCCGATAATCATCGATAAAGCGGCGATAATGGACAGATAGAAGCTGAGATCTTCCATAAAGACCCGTCCGCCTTCTGGTGCTTTTTCCGGATTGTACAGGCCGATAAAAGCGATCAGCAGCAGCCGAAAGACGAGGGCAAATCCCGCCGCCTTGGAGACGGTCGTCAAAAACGCGGTTACCGGTGTCGGAGCCCCTTGATACACATCGGGAGCCCACATGTGATTGGGCACAGTGGAGATTTTAAAACTGAGCCCGACGACCAGGCAGGCAAACGCGAGCAGGACAAGAAACCCAAACCCGGCAACATAAGCCTCATTGAGCCGCTGGGTGATCTGGTACAGGTTGGTCGTCCCAGTCAGCCCGTATACGTATGACATCCCGAACAAAGTAAAGGCTGTTGCAATGGATCCCGATACGACGTATTTAAAGGCAGCCTCATTGGACTGCAGCCTTTTTTTGCGCAAACCAACCAAGACGTAGGAGGAGAGCGACAACAGCTCCAAGCCGATAAACAGGGTGAGCAGGTCGGCCGAGGAGGCCATCACCATCGCACCGAGCAATCCGGTCAGCAGCAGGTAATAGTACTCTCCGCTGTGCTGTACTTCCCCCGTCTTCATATAGGAGAGGGAGAGCAGCAGAGTAAACGCCACCCCACCGAGAAACAGCAGCTTAAAGGCGTTGCCGAAATCGTCGACGCGCAGCATGTCGGCCATATATGAGAATGGTTCGTCCAGTGCCTGCATGTTGGAGACGACAAATCCCCCTGCCACCACGACACCTGCCAAGGCCAGCCAGCCGAGGATCGCCCGATTGGCCCGCTTGCCCATAAACAAGTCGATTAGAGAAAGCAGCGTTGCAAAGCCCAAAATGATGAACTCGGGTAGAAGGTAGCTCCAATCGTAAGAAAAGATATCTTTTACTTCCATCGCTTACCCTCCTATTCCCGTTACGATTGGTACAATGGTTTTCAGCGTTTCTTGCAGTGGATCGCTCAGCACAGCCGGATAAATCCCGAGCAGGATGATAAAACCGAGCAGGACGATCATCGGGATCACTTCGATAGGCTGCGCATCGGCCAAGCTCAGGAACCGATCCGGTGTGGGGCCAAACGTGGTGCGGAGAATGGCCCGCAGCAGGTAAGCTGCTGTCAAGATGATGCCCAGTGCCCCAATGGTCCCGATCACCGGCATGGTACCAAACAGTCCGAGGAAGGCAAGGAACTCACTAATGAAGCCGGACATCCCCGGCAGTCCCAGGGAGGCCATCGCTGCGGCCAGCAAGATCCCGCTGACAAACGGCATCGATCTGGCCAGTCCCCCCAATTCATCGATCTGCGATGTCTCTACGCGCTCCCAGATCACGCCAATCAGGAAAAACAGCAGCGCTGAGATAAAACCGTGGGAGATCGTCTGAAAGACAGCACCCTGGAAGCCAATCGTATTCATCGCAGCAAAGCCGAGCAGGACAATCCCCATGTGGCTGATACTGGAGTATGCCATCACCATCTTCAGATCTTTTTGCACAAACGCCAATACGGCACCGTACAAAATATTGATCACCCCAAGGATGGCCATCCAGGTAGCGAAGAAGTAGGCTTGCTCAGGGAAAAACCCGATCCCTAGACGAATCAATCCGTAGGCGCCCATCTTCAGCAGGATGCCGGAGTGGATCATCACGATCGGCACGGGAGCCTGTACGTGAACCCTCAGCATCCAGGTATGGAACGGAAAGATCGGCAGCTTGATACCGAAGGCAATGAACAAAGCGAGAAACAGAGCGGCCAAAAGACCAGGCTTAACCTGCTCCATCATCGCCAGAAAATCGGGCGAGGTCAGGATCTGTCTCAACTCTGTCATGTTCATCGTAGGGTCGGCATTCAACTGCGGTGCCGTCCAAAAGATGGCGATAAAGGCTATCAACATGATCGCCGAGCCGATACCATTGTAGATCAGAAACTTGTTCGCTGCCCGCTCCCGTTCAGAGTAGCCCCAGATCCCGATCAGGAAATACGCCGGGATCAAGGTCAATTCGAAGAAGATGAAGAACAGAAGCAGGTTTTGTGTCGCAAACACGCCAAACATCCCGATCAAGAGCAGGTGAAAGAGGATGAAGTACTCTTTCAGACGACGCTTGATCTGCCACGATGCAATGGCCGCCAGCGTTCCGACGATCGCTGTCAGCACGATCAACGGCATGGAAATCCCATCTACTCCCATGTCGTAGTTGATCGGGAAGGTAAACAAATCACCGCCCGCTCCTACTCCGATCGGAACGGCGATCCAGGGCAGATGCTCGACAAACTGCATCTGCGATTGCTGATAGTCAAAGTTGGCAAATAACATCAGCGACAGGATCAGCGGCAGCAGCGTACCGATGATGCCGATCTGTTTGATGATCCCGCCATGTTGCTTGGGGACGAACGCCAGGATCAGAATTGCCAAGAGCGGTGAAAAGGTAATCAGGCTAAGCAACATACTATTGTCCATTCGGGATACCTCCTAGCACCGTGAACCCAGCGACCAACAGGACCAATCCGAGCAGAACGACAAAGCCGTACGTTTGTACCTGGCCGTTTTGGATACGCGCATGCAAGATACCGATACCATTGGTGATGTTGGCCACAAGTGCCACCAAGCCGTCCACGATGTAACGGTCAATCAGGTTGAGCAGAATGCCCAGCCATTTGAGCGGTCGGACAAACACAGCGTGATAAATTTCATCAATGTAGTACTTCCGGTACGAGAGTTGATACAGCCATGGCAGCGGACGGGAGATGATGTCGGACGATACGGTCCGTTTCACGTACATCAGATAGGCCAACAGGATTCCCAGAACAGATACCAGAATCGCAACCACCTGTACCCAGATCGCCGCGTGGCCTTCCTCTGTACCGAACGACTTGCTCAGGTATTCTCCGATGCTGCCGGATACCAGCCAGTCCTGAAGGATCGGTGCAAACGGCGTATTGACGAATCCCGCAACGA contains these protein-coding regions:
- a CDS encoding DUF1146 family protein — encoded protein: MVNSVGISALLYIVLTIIFIAISWWALQAFRFDLFVKKPDGAQAKLLQVLLSIFIGHGVAQFFMEYLGHSLLLQNLFQ
- a CDS encoding aminotransferase — translated: MSEQVSTRSRLSETVSAIRPSGIRRFFDLASSMEGVISLGVGEPDFVTPWRVREACISALERGYTAYTSNAGTLELRREIQHYLEERFSVSYRAEEEIIVTIGASEAIDIALRAVLDPGDEVLVVEPCYVSYEPIIRLAGGVPVFLQTSARNNFKLTPEEMERCITPRTKAIIFCYPNNPTGSTMNRQEWEKLAAVIERHDLLVLSDEIYAELTYDHLHDSFAALPRMKERTILISGFSKAFAMTGWRLGYVCAPPDLTAGMLKIHQYTMLCAPIMAQMAAVEALRRGRDDVERMVESYRQRRNYIVRSFSDIGLACHEPEGAFYAFPSIASTGLSAEEFAERLLMEEKVAVVPGDVFGQSGQGHIRCSYATSLEQLERALERIDRFLSRL
- a CDS encoding YwmB family TATA-box binding protein codes for the protein MEKHTWRGSLLLAVLLLVAVGLPVLSADDQPSSSWDSAAALLEAVEASGAQVSEVELRATIDGDHLPDAEYLRAKANEWNSLLGLSVPQDPQQDKGTYIMQTLGVFGEAKLHVRFVGVPQNSGFRTYLVVKMTGERSALKDLEQLYQQVTERLAEKSAIPHFSTCVRGIYSDTLSDDQQEGKVFAVLQYLRAQPVERLHDETVLSLSAYAGQWQHWIKTGQHKMNLQVATHTDTMGEITRITAGTPIITAEY
- the nuoN gene encoding NADH-quinone oxidoreductase subunit NuoN, which translates into the protein MEVKDIFSYDWSYLLPEFIILGFATLLSLIDLFMGKRANRAILGWLALAGVVVAGGFVVSNMQALDEPFSYMADMLRVDDFGNAFKLLFLGGVAFTLLLSLSYMKTGEVQHSGEYYYLLLTGLLGAMVMASSADLLTLFIGLELLSLSSYVLVGLRKKRLQSNEAAFKYVVSGSIATAFTLFGMSYVYGLTGTTNLYQITQRLNEAYVAGFGFLVLLAFACLVVGLSFKISTVPNHMWAPDVYQGAPTPVTAFLTTVSKAAGFALVFRLLLIAFIGLYNPEKAPEGGRVFMEDLSFYLSIIAALSMIIGNTMALRQTNVKRMMAYSGVAQAGYLLVPFVTLTSLFFEQALFYLFAYLLMAFGAFAVIMVVTREQQTEDLKAFAGLYHRSPFAAIAMSIFLLSLAGIPVTAGFFGKFYIFWSAIWHENYWLSAVMIATSVVSYYYYFGIIRQMYMRPGREETRVVFPAGVATVVTITAVLTVLFGIMPGTAIDFIHANFNSGFDFGNMLVPSK
- the murA gene encoding UDP-N-acetylglucosamine 1-carboxyvinyltransferase; the encoded protein is MEKIIVRGGKALAGKVKVSGAKNAVLPIIAASILAEEGTCVIHDVPALDDVYTICELLKTLQISITYEDEMLTINAANLDGCEAPYELVRKMRASFLVMGPLLARRGKARIALPGGCAIGTRPIDQHLKGFEAMGAKIEIGQGFIEAVADGRLKGAKIYLDVASVGATENIMMAAAIAEGTTVIENAAEEPEIVDLANFLNGMGAKIRGAGTGSIRIEGVDRLHGCTHAVIPDRIEAGTFMVAAAISGGDVFVEGVICDHLKPITAKLREMGVEVDEQENGVRVKRTESLRAVDVKTLPYPGFPTDMQSQIMALLLASEGTSIVTETVFENRFMHVEEFRRMSANIKIEGRSAIVEGGAQLTGCRVCATDLRAGAALVLAGLIAEGETEVIGLEHLDRGYVNFAEKLQALGADVKRVKEQESTSAADETDMQPKAKQTGQVNLSVNLA
- a CDS encoding Lrp/AsnC family transcriptional regulator is translated as MNKQQRTELLRLLEEDSRLNSSQLAKLLGTTADEVEQEIQALVDEKVIVKFPALVNWERIDDNPYVTAMIDVKVTPKREVGFDEVAERICRFPEVKAVYLMSGAGYDLSVVLEGKTMREVSSFVSQKLATLDSVISTATHFILKRYKHDGIVLEERDDDRRMVVSP